CAGAAGCCATAGAAACCATAAGCACATCTACAGAAGGTCTAAATACGGTCTCCTCAGGCTCTTTAGAAAGACAAATCATACAGCCGTCACCAAAATTCCTCCTGATCACAGTCATATGATAGTCTCCTGGAGCCAGGTACACGACCCCAGCTTCAGATATCTCGCCGTGCTCCGCTTCCTTCACTGTAAGCTGGCTTAGCTGATTCAAACGCTCTGCATACGACGGTATAAAAGCAGGTGGCATATGTTGCACATAGAACACGGGGGCAGGGAAGTCTTGAGGTAGACAAGGGATTACATCTAAAATATTCCGGGGCCCCCCTGTAGAAGCTCCTATAGCTATCCCCATACCCCTATGTAGGGTGGTAGTCTCAATCTTTTCAGACAGCCAACTCCCTTTCCTTGGAACCTTAACCTTTGCCCGTGCAGCGGCGAAGACTTTTGCAATTATCTCTGACTCTTTCTTGGCTAAATCCAATGAAATAGACCCGGAAGGTTTCGGGATATAATCTATTGCCCCTTTCTCCAGGCATTCTATTGTTACTTTGGCGTTCTCCTGAGTTAAGGAGCTTATCATTAGGACTGGAGTTGGACGCTTCGCCATCAGCTCTTCAAGGGTTTCTATGCCGTTTTTTACTGGCATTTCTACATCTAAAGTTATGACATCCGGCTTTAACTCATCTACAAGCTCTAGAGCTTGCTCTCCATTACGAGCAGTTCCAACTACCTGTATACCCGGATGAGATCTCAAAATATTTGTCAGGACTTTCCTCATGAAAGCAGAGTCATCAACAACTAGAACCTTTATCGCCATAGTTTTAAAGGATTATATCCTCCTCTCCCCAGCGTTTGATAACTACCTCACCGGAGGAAAGGGCAAATTCCATAGTTCTATATTGATAGCCGCCTATATCTTCAGCCACCAGCGGAATCCCTATATTCCTCAGCATTTCACTCACGGCTTGAGCATTCCTAAGTCCAGGGTCAAAGATTGGGGCGGGGATACACTCTCCGAACATATTCCCGCCCCCGGCAATTTTGGCCGTTATCCTCTCGGTGGATGCACCAAGGTATACCATCCTCCTGATTAACTCGGGGATTGCTGTATCCGCATATTTCCCCAAGGCTTGGCCAGACTCCCTGTAGGAGGCCGCATAATCGAGGAGGATATGGGCCAATCCGCCTACCTTGGTTTCTCTGTCATAGAGCGCGAGACCGATACATGATCCGAGGCTAGG
This region of Bacillota bacterium genomic DNA includes:
- a CDS encoding chemotaxis response regulator protein-glutamate methylesterase, whose protein sequence is MAIKVLVVDDSAFMRKVLTNILRSHPGIQVVGTARNGEQALELVDELKPDVITLDVEMPVKNGIETLEELMAKRPTPVLMISSLTQENAKVTIECLEKGAIDYIPKPSGSISLDLAKKESEIIAKVFAAARAKVKVPRKGSWLSEKIETTTLHRGMGIAIGASTGGPRNILDVIPCLPQDFPAPVFYVQHMPPAFIPSYAERLNQLSQLTVKEAEHGEISEAGVVYLAPGDYHMTVIRRNFGDGCMICLSKEPEETVFRPSVDVLMVSMASVFRDKAIGVLMTGMGRDGAEGMKAIQAKGGLTIIEDKSTCAVFGMPSAALEEGAAEIVAPSYEIPRQIIRGLRR
- a CDS encoding chemotaxis protein CheD, whose protein sequence is MLHEKRIIVCIAELVASRGASILVAPSLGSCIGLALYDRETKVGGLAHILLDYAASYRESGQALGKYADTAIPELIRRMVYLGASTERITAKIAGGGNMFGECIPAPIFDPGLRNAQAVSEMLRNIGIPLVAEDIGGYQYRTMEFALSSGEVVIKRWGEEDIIL